actaataaattccttgcgtacccaaggtagactatcaaaTGTCCCAGTTCGTGACAGTCTTGCTTGCCGTGATCTTCCTTACATACttgccttacctaacagctatagccctggggtgtcctttgctgtatcaagcatacgtctccacataactcggtccatggctgctcgtcgccagccactcaaggcacggatacttctgagatcaccctccacttgatcgatccaccttgctcgctgcgctcctcttcttcttgtaccagtcggattagattcaagaaccattttcactgggctgtcgtccgacatccttatcacatgcccagcccatcgtagatgtacgattttagctgtccgtacgatgtgtGGTTCTCCtatcagctgttgcaattcgtgattcatacgtggTCTcctcgttccgtcttccatctgcacttcgccatagatggtcctcagtacctttcattcgaaaacactgagggcgcgttggtcgtCTGCCAACAtcgtccaggtctcgtggtcttagagaacaaccggtcgaatgagcgttttgtagatggtcaatttcgtgcggtggcgtacttttctcgatcgaagggttttctgagtccaaagtacgcacgattccctgccaaaatacgtctctgaatttctctgctggtgtcattatcggcggtcaccagtgagcccaaatacacgaactcgtcaaccacctcgatatcgtcaccgtctaacaatattcgtggtgggaggcgcagTGTTTCTtccctagagcctcttccttacatgaaacttctttatcatttcattaagtccattggagttccaatttaatttttattgtatggtgctacgatcccactgacactaagaatccttccaggttggtactcgaacatacgagaactggcttgtaaaacccGACGACTTCACTGATGAGATGACTCTTGGTACAGTAACCCTATTTCGGTCGAGTTCAATTTTTCGATACAAAAACATCACTCGATCGTAACACAGAACAGGGGTGTTTATTAAAACTTAGAACTAAATCACACTGTGTCCATTGATTTTAGTACCGATAGTTTTCTGGACGATGTTGTGCTATTAGTGAAAgtggattttctcagaaactgaCACACACCAAAGTTATctgttaattttattttttacatcgTAACTTTCTCTTAACTGTGGTTAGCAGTAGTGTCAAGTAGCTGATAGACTTTCGGCCGTTTCGCTAGACGGAACAAGCGATACTTTCGAGCTCAATAGTTGTCCTGCTATAGTgctatcgaaacatttttcagTCGCATCtgttattatttacagcaaaaagGTGTAATAAGAGGGGAGGTTACAAGCAAATGCATGACTCTTACAAGTATGTCAATAGTTTCAGTCACTCTAAAACATGATGAATATACAATACAACTTAAGGTACACACTTTTTTTCATAATGATTGCTATTGATTGATTTGGTATGATTTTCTGGTTTCTAACGGTTTTGTAGTTTGATTTTGCCGACATCTAGAATGGCGAATTCATTCCTAGCTTGGTACCAAAATCCAGTCTCGCTCGTCGAATATATCGATTATTTACTCTGCAAAAATAATTAACAGTATATTAGTACAATCTCCGGTGGAATAATCTGGATAAAACGCTCACTTGATTTCTTCCCATTTGAAAAATTCGGTAAGTCCGAACGTCACGGCTATGGTGAAGAACAGAAACAGTACGATCGGCCAGACGCGATCCATCTCGTTCCAGTAGTAGTCATCGGTACAGATGTGAACAACGACGGTGAGGATATGAAACAATACAAGCCCGGCAGCTACAGAAACCCAGCACAGGTTACTCAGCGGATTTCGCCGGTAGCACGTGTAGTCCCGATGGACGAAGGAAGTCGAAACGGTTATGAAATGCAGAATCGTTCCGAGCAGAATGAAACTTCGTGCTACTGACAGATCTTTGTTAAAGTTCTCCGGCACGTCATCTTCGTCGTCGGAGAATATCTCAATCGGATGCGACAGGAAGGAACAATAGGAGATGACCAGAAACAGTACCACGATGCTGAACTTGATTCCGTAGCACCAGATGACGAAAATAATTAGACGGGAATCGAGTGTGGTCTGTTTCTTACCGGTGGCTCGCTTCATAATTCCAGGATCGACGTTGATTCGGAGCAGCGAGAGGGAGATCAAAGGTACGGCAAAGCACATTACATAGAGTGCATGGTGAGGTACAATCATAGGGGGCAGTGAGAGAATCGCAGTGATTGTGTTCATGACAGCCAACGAAACTCCGCAGCAAGTCCAGAACTGAACGCAGCTCCACAACCCctgtatgaaacgtcgagacaATTCTATGACAGCAACTATCGAGATCGGGTCGTCCCGGCAGGTTGCGATCGAACAGGAAATGGAGTTCAGCAGCCGACTGAGATAGATGGGTGAAACGGTGACAATTTGTTCAGGAATTTTTCGAAATAGTCGGCTTTGCGGCTTCAGGTTAAGCTTGGCTTTGTTATTGTAAATGTTGGATTCTATATAGGCAGGATAGTCTTGACAGACTTGTGGGTAGAGTGGTTCGATTGCGATTGAACAGTCCCCTTGGAGGAAAATCTCCGAGTTGGAATTGGAGGCGGATGAACCAAGACATACAACAATTTCGCCGTACTGCTGCATTATTTTCAGCATCTCTCGGGTAGCTTCCGCAGAACAATCGGTGAATAAAGATACAAGTAACGGTACGTTATCGACATTTTCCAGATGGGGCCGAATGTTTTCGATTCCTCGAGGAAGTTTAGCTCGGTTCGACATATCGAAGTTGATTGGCGCACTTTGTTCGGTACTGTCTGTCAAGCAGCTTAGTGATCGACAGTTTTCGTCGTGTGCAGCGCAATCCATTGCCGAGTCTTGGGAGGTTCGTGAGGTCTGGGCTTGGTGGTGCCTTAAGTCGCCAAGCTCGAAATTATCATTACAACGATCCAACACTGTTTTTTTAATGTGCCCAATAATGGGATCCAACAAACTCGAGTCCGGATTCGAGATCGCCCCTGGGGCAGATGAGCTCAAAGTTTTCGATCCTTCCAGATTCGGTAGTAATTTATTTAGTTCATTTTGTTCATCTAAATCCGGTTGATCAGTGGAACTCGATGGGTGTACTTTGCATTCAACGTTCCGCGAAGGTGACGGCATTTCACTTTCGTTATCACTCAGCAAAGAGATATGACAATTCCAGCCCGATTCTAGTCCCATTTTTTCCGAGAACACTCTCGAACGAAGTTCGTTCTCCTTGCTGAAGTGTACAAATCTTATGCATGCCCGCTCCAACCGTTCGATCAGCTGTACAATGTCCGTCTGGGCTTGATACTGCATCGTGATCATTCCGATAAAGACCTGATGGCACTGCATGTCATAGCACCCATCGACATCGGAAATATCGTCGTCCTTGTTTTCGGTGAACAACAATGAATCCGTACTGATGGAGTGATGAGTCAGTGGGGCACCTCCGTGTTCGTAATCCAGCGAACGTTCTCTACAGTATGCACTTTTGTGGATCTTGCGTTCGGGTGGTAGTTCCAAATAGGCTACATCCCCTGTACTTCCTCCTGAAAGGGCTCCAGTTATTCCGTGTCTCAATGGTTTGTAGGAAAACGCCGTACAGTAAGCGGTTAGAGCACTTCGCTGGTAAAAATCTTGCGCACGTTTTCGTTCTTTTTCCGTCAGCGGTTGCAGATCATAACCGTCCCAGTAGTCATCACAGCTGTCCAACACTATGTCAGCCGTTCCCTGAGTCAACAGCTGCAAGGATCCGCCCGGAGTTTCACGCATGACCACCGACAGCGAATGGGGAAAGGGAACCTTTACCTTGGCTGCCAACTGAAGTGCTCGAGCGAACTTGATATCTCGTCGGACAACGTCTGGTAGCTGAAAAATGAGAAACAGACGGTGGTTAGCATCGACGGTAGTTACTGGACACTCACCAGATGCCGGTAGCTCGATATTTGTCCCTCCAGGTTGAAGATATCTCGCGCATGCGGAGTGAATCCGATTTGGCGGGCCAGTTCGCACAGACAACGGCTGAGTACGGTACATTTAGGaaggacaaaaaaaaacgggttATATGGATTGGCAAGGCACCAGGAGATCGAGATTGTTTGGTGAGGGATGTAATTTTAACGGTTTTCTTTTAATGGAGGTTCATGATGGCCTAAGCAAATTCAAACGTGAGCGCATTTCCAACAGAAAATGATTTACTTTTCGATGAACACAAAGTTAAGCATTGGACACACCAAATAAAAAGTCCTGCGAATTCATGTCATGTCGAAATGAAACTCTAAACTAGGCTAACGAActgataaattttgaaagtaCAAAAATTAAACCACAGATGAAATGAAGAattatcacactcacacacttacGAGATTTTATTAGAACTGATTTAcgaacaaataattaaaaattttatgcaAGCTGTGAATATATGAGCTCAAAATCTGAACTAAgtgttgacaaaaaaaaatcataaaatgtttaaacgtgaaatgtttaaacgtaaaataataatttgattGACTGATAAGTGCAACACAGGCTGAAGCATGTTTCTCCTGGTTGCCAGAAGTAGGCGTCGTCACCTTACTTGTGATGATGCCGAACGATCAACTAGATGCTAACTGATTATCGTGTATGAACCAATGCACTTTACTTTCACTGGACCACCAACAACAGTCTCGCTGTGTCACAAAAACGAGGCACCTAATGACGGATGAATATTCTATCTCACTCgatcattttgaaaaaattcacgTATTATCAAAATTTGAGTCAGCCAAGAAGAATCATATATGCTTTCAGGTTAGATAATATTTCATTGACTAAAAGAGCGAccaatattgatcgttctaaggAATCCAATCAGAGCTTaagattgtcacgcattctcaatggaaAAATCCAATCCATCCGCCTCATTTTCGTTATTTTCACTGtcgcattcgtaaatgaccgacaccaaaaacaaacaaagagagacgaagcattttcatttctcattgaaaaaatgagagagtataattacCAACGTCACTATGACACTCTATGACAAGATGAAACCgaactaacgtctgcagggagaatcaacagtatttcaattgtttttctttcatcgatgtattaaaaatctgtgacgcttgactATGAAGAGTGttcaaaatatgacaaatctggATAATTAGACCCCTGAACCTTTTTGAAAACCAAAACTAATAAAGATTCAAGCACcgacaggtaaaagtcattgtgaaagttctttctgtcattatcaattcgcaaagcttcggttgaataacgacactgcatactatgggatagTATTGAAAACCAAAAATGACTGGAAGGGCAAataaaagaacaaaaaaaaaagacacaattttgaaactactgttccgcttatggcGTCGACTGGacttggatttcgttctcatagtttgctagcgaagctgagagtgacattaatttctcgtcattttcatcTATtccgagtcaatgaaaatgactttcatTAGCTCTGAATCCAATACTTAAAAAAATAGACATCCATCTCGTGACGAACAAGGTGGAACTAGTTCCATGTTGCGTTTAGCACgcacagcgttgccaggtcatttttccaaaaatctgtttttggcgcaaaaatctatctgtaccatatcggtatcagaatttCGTCAAAGTTCACGGAAAAgtcaccaaagctcattttggtgagcaaaggAAAAAAGGTCTCATAGCAACCTTTTCTCCTGTCTATCCATGCTATCAACAAAAATCGGcatttatctgtacgatccgtgaattttcggtattttgggagtacatatctgtattgcggtatagaggtcaaatatctgtataaatactgagaaatcggtatacctgccaACGTTGAGCACGCATCAGAATCTGAAATCTcagttgatttttcaataggacgtataagcaagtgacagtttctctttgtttattttctcttccaTTAATTATTAAGCGGTTCCCACGTTCccacttaactctttgcatgaaatgatacccaaaactttcgactttcaaacagaatagtgacatcaaagaaaatctttttaatcacatctcaataatcgaaagagagagtgattaaagagaaactgtcacttgtttatacgccctattgaaaaatcaaccgagaaatgtaaaaaataattgaacatGATGTCCACTTAGAggtgtaaatttttctatatttgtgttgttttttctgATTAAATACAATATCGCCTATAAACAACACAAGCGAAATAACAAACCCTTCAAAGGTCTGTGTAGAGTTAGAATTAAACTTATCGTCTTCACACTGAAATGTTATGAATTGGTGTTCAACTTTGCCCTAAATCAAGCGAGCTGATATTGTTTATTTATACCACTGGAAACGTATATTATAATAAGCCTGAACATCAGTggattaatttttaaaatctagaaattataattcGTTTAGTTCTGCGTTTACATTTAGAGTTTTACACGAATTGAAAGTACATCTGACATACATTTATGTTAATAGGGATTCTATATATAACAATGTATTCTCTCCCGAATTAGTAAAAGATTGTATTTTAATCCGTATttacagttattttttttttgtagtttgatTCACAGTACTTTTTGGTATTTGGTATCACTCAAGGCACgaacgcttctgagatcaccctccacttgatcgatccaccttgctcgctgtgctcctcttcttcttgtaccagtcggattagattcaagaaccattttcactgggctgtcgtccgacatccttatgacatgcccagcccatcgtagacgtccgattttagctgtccgtacgatgggtggttctcctagcagctgttgcaattcgtgattcatacgccgtctcctcgttccgtcttccatctgcactccgccatagatggtcctcagtacctttctttcgaaaacactgagggcgcgttgttcctctgccagcatagtccaggtctcgtggccatagagaacaaccggtctaatgaacgttttgtagatggtcaatttcgtgcgttggcgtacttttctcgatcgaagggtttttctgagtccaaagtacgcacgattccctgccaaaatacgtctctgtatttctctgctggtgtcattatcggcggtcaccagtgagctcaaatacacgaactcgtcaaccacctcgatatcgtcaccgtctatcaatattcgtggtgggaggcgtagtgtttcttctctagagcctctttctctcatgtattttgttttcgacgcatttatggccagtccgatacgcctagcttcagctttcagtccgatgtaggtttccgtcatcttctcaaggttacgtgtcacaatatctatatggtcagcgaagccaaaaagttgtacggactttcggaagatcgtgccactcgtgtcgatcctcgctcttcgaatcacaccttccaaggccatattgaacaaaatacaagagagtccatcaccttgccgtagccctctccgagattcgaagggactcgagagcgtcccagatactcggacgtagcacatcactctatccatcgttgctttgaccaatcgcgtcagtttatccggaaaaccgtattcgtgcatgatctgccatagctgttctcgatcgattgtgtcgtatgccgctttgaaatcaataaataggtgatgcgtgggtacgttgtattcacgacacttctggagaacTTGTCTTATTGCGAATGTTATCCCGCTTAGTACGgctctacgaattccttagctattggtggtagacgacggcaaaggatttgggagagtacctcgtaggcggcgttgagcaatgtgattgcgcggtaattgc
This genomic window from Malaya genurostris strain Urasoe2022 chromosome 1, Malgen_1.1, whole genome shotgun sequence contains:
- the LOC131425805 gene encoding transmembrane protein 94 isoform X2; translation: MGLENELQRICAPRGKDAEIGDREYLGLSTVMALQRLHDDIEVVLTAYEERFAKRRWIILFKSSLVGNSTSALNWFPLLATVISVVSFFMIGYCYSAGFILFLLLLTIVTIVRENILRHTEMFRKVRSVLEEIKCGTKLCSEWIPSNYPHICSPLSPCVTLQWTYRDGKIVNLPWALLVRGDYIVMRPGQVAPGTCTEVFGKRAFKCGETYGLAQAMDPPKKPIARAPIPDLICVVSVTPYLDNLRTTLDNFLDRPTTMINQQRNLLITKCIQQCGWIVVLILTLTVGVLRYLGFYFNGKVPTNWRNVFLLNPSAALLPLLPLVFPLLWITINLWGTARLETLLSIPQSIMRKAAQKSFQEDLDTPTGDLEHVELPRRLVAYYWWQLFLGRSELLSRSANVVQVLGTITALCCVDKKGILSWPNPTAEKVFFLRSASNDESHTTDSSDQSSLNSQCCQEHYHPLSHILELSSQKEGSGAIAEVLDLTHDQHSPFKLEFDDHDYKHHLSSLKPLGLAILVNTCCPLTQAHYAKFCGHVTAVAMLDKDLVPVTNRRCLCELARQIGFTPHARDIFNLEGQISSYRHLLPDVVRRDIKFARALQLAAKVKVPFPHSLSVVMRETPGGSLQLLTQGTADIVLDSCDDYWDGYDLQPLTEKERKRAQDFYQRSALTAYCTAFSYKPLRHGITGALSGGSTGDVAYLELPPERKIHKSAYCRERSLDYEHGGAPLTHHSISTDSLLFTENKDDDISDVDGCYDMQCHQVFIGMITMQYQAQTDIVQLIERLERACIRFVHFSKENELRSRVFSEKMGLESGWNCHISLLSDNESEMPSPSRNVECKVHPSSSTDQPDLDEQNELNKLLPNLEGSKTLSSSAPGAISNPDSSLLDPIIGHIKKTVLDRCNDNFELGDLRHHQAQTSRTSQDSAMDCAAHDENCRSLSCLTDSTEQSAPINFDMSNRAKLPRGIENIRPHLENVDNVPLLVSLFTDCSAEATREMLKIMQQYGEIVVCLGSSASNSNSEIFLQGDCSIAIEPLYPQVCQDYPAYIESNIYNNKAKLNLKPQSRLFRKIPEQIVTVSPIYLSRLLNSISCSIATCRDDPISIVAVIELSRRFIQGLWSCVQFWTCCGVSLAVMNTITAILSLPPMIVPHHALYVMCFAVPLISLSLLRINVDPGIMKRATGKKQTTLDSRLIIFVIWCYGIKFSIVVLFLVISYCSFLSHPIEIFSDDEDDVPENFNKDLSVARSFILLGTILHFITVSTSFVHRDYTCYRRNPLSNLCWVSVAAGLVLFHILTVVVHICTDDYYWNEMDRVWPIVLFLFFTIAVTFGLTEFFKWEEIKVNNRYIRRARLDFGTKLGMNSPF
- the LOC131425805 gene encoding transmembrane protein 94 isoform X1, which encodes MGLENELQRICAPRGKDAEIGDREYLGLSTVMALQRLHDDIEVVLTAYEERFAKRRWIILFKSSLVGNSTSALNWFPLLATVISVVSFFMIGYCYSAGFILFLLLLTIVTIVRENILRHTEMFRKVRSVLEEIKCGTKLCSEWIPSNYPHICSPLSPCVTLQWTYRDGKIVNLPWALLVRGDYIVMRPGQVAPGTCTEVFGKRAFKCGETYGLAQAMDPPKKPIARAPIPDLICVVSVTPYLDNLRTTLDNFLDRPTTMINQQRNLLITKCIQQCGWIVVLILTLTVGVLRYLGFYFNGKVPTNWRNVFLLNPSAALLPLLPLVFPLLWITINLWGTARLETLLSIPQSIMRKAAQKSFQEDLDTPTGDLEHVELPRRLVAYYWWQLFLGRSELLSRSANVVQVLGTITALCCVDKKGILSWPNPTAEKVFFLRSASNDESHTTDSSDQSSLNSQCCQEHYHPLSHILELSSQKEGSGAIAEVLDLTHDQHSPFKLEFDDHDYKHHLSSLKPLGLAILVNTCCPLTQAHYAKFCGHVTAVAMLDKDLVPVTNRYAIVESSLNCFMHGRCLCELARQIGFTPHARDIFNLEGQISSYRHLLPDVVRRDIKFARALQLAAKVKVPFPHSLSVVMRETPGGSLQLLTQGTADIVLDSCDDYWDGYDLQPLTEKERKRAQDFYQRSALTAYCTAFSYKPLRHGITGALSGGSTGDVAYLELPPERKIHKSAYCRERSLDYEHGGAPLTHHSISTDSLLFTENKDDDISDVDGCYDMQCHQVFIGMITMQYQAQTDIVQLIERLERACIRFVHFSKENELRSRVFSEKMGLESGWNCHISLLSDNESEMPSPSRNVECKVHPSSSTDQPDLDEQNELNKLLPNLEGSKTLSSSAPGAISNPDSSLLDPIIGHIKKTVLDRCNDNFELGDLRHHQAQTSRTSQDSAMDCAAHDENCRSLSCLTDSTEQSAPINFDMSNRAKLPRGIENIRPHLENVDNVPLLVSLFTDCSAEATREMLKIMQQYGEIVVCLGSSASNSNSEIFLQGDCSIAIEPLYPQVCQDYPAYIESNIYNNKAKLNLKPQSRLFRKIPEQIVTVSPIYLSRLLNSISCSIATCRDDPISIVAVIELSRRFIQGLWSCVQFWTCCGVSLAVMNTITAILSLPPMIVPHHALYVMCFAVPLISLSLLRINVDPGIMKRATGKKQTTLDSRLIIFVIWCYGIKFSIVVLFLVISYCSFLSHPIEIFSDDEDDVPENFNKDLSVARSFILLGTILHFITVSTSFVHRDYTCYRRNPLSNLCWVSVAAGLVLFHILTVVVHICTDDYYWNEMDRVWPIVLFLFFTIAVTFGLTEFFKWEEIKVNNRYIRRARLDFGTKLGMNSPF
- the LOC131425805 gene encoding transmembrane protein 94 isoform X3, yielding MGLENELQRICAPRGKDAEIGDREYLGLSTVMALQRLHDDIEVVLTAYEERFAKRRWIILFKSSLVGNSTSALNWFPLLATVISVVSFFMIGYCYSAGFILFLLLLTIVTIVRENILRHTEMFRKVRSVLEEIKCGTKLCSEWIPSNYPHICSPLSPCVTLQWTYRDGKIVNLPWALLVRGDYIVMRPGQVAPGTCTEVFGKRAFKCGETYGLAQAMDPPKKPIARAPIPDLICVVSVTPYLDNLRTTLDNFLDRPTTMINQQRNLLITKCIQQCGWIVVLILTLTVGVLRYLGFYFNGKVPTNWRNVFLLNPSAALLPLLPLVFPLLWITINLWGTARLETLLSIPQSIMRKAAQKSFQEDLDTPTGDLEHVELPRRLVAYYWWQLFLGRSELLSRSANVVQVLGTITALCCVDKKGILSWPNPTAEKVFFLRSASNDESHTTDSSDQSSLNSQSSQKEGSGAIAEVLDLTHDQHSPFKLEFDDHDYKHHLSSLKPLGLAILVNTCCPLTQAHYAKFCGHVTAVAMLDKDLVPVTNRYAIVESSLNCFMHGRCLCELARQIGFTPHARDIFNLEGQISSYRHLLPDVVRRDIKFARALQLAAKVKVPFPHSLSVVMRETPGGSLQLLTQGTADIVLDSCDDYWDGYDLQPLTEKERKRAQDFYQRSALTAYCTAFSYKPLRHGITGALSGGSTGDVAYLELPPERKIHKSAYCRERSLDYEHGGAPLTHHSISTDSLLFTENKDDDISDVDGCYDMQCHQVFIGMITMQYQAQTDIVQLIERLERACIRFVHFSKENELRSRVFSEKMGLESGWNCHISLLSDNESEMPSPSRNVECKVHPSSSTDQPDLDEQNELNKLLPNLEGSKTLSSSAPGAISNPDSSLLDPIIGHIKKTVLDRCNDNFELGDLRHHQAQTSRTSQDSAMDCAAHDENCRSLSCLTDSTEQSAPINFDMSNRAKLPRGIENIRPHLENVDNVPLLVSLFTDCSAEATREMLKIMQQYGEIVVCLGSSASNSNSEIFLQGDCSIAIEPLYPQVCQDYPAYIESNIYNNKAKLNLKPQSRLFRKIPEQIVTVSPIYLSRLLNSISCSIATCRDDPISIVAVIELSRRFIQGLWSCVQFWTCCGVSLAVMNTITAILSLPPMIVPHHALYVMCFAVPLISLSLLRINVDPGIMKRATGKKQTTLDSRLIIFVIWCYGIKFSIVVLFLVISYCSFLSHPIEIFSDDEDDVPENFNKDLSVARSFILLGTILHFITVSTSFVHRDYTCYRRNPLSNLCWVSVAAGLVLFHILTVVVHICTDDYYWNEMDRVWPIVLFLFFTIAVTFGLTEFFKWEEIKVNNRYIRRARLDFGTKLGMNSPF